From Salarias fasciatus chromosome 5, fSalaFa1.1, whole genome shotgun sequence, a single genomic window includes:
- the tspo gene encoding translocator protein yields the protein MWLPMIGMTALPHLGGFYGGYITRKEVKTWYPTLQKPWWRPPNSAFPVVWACLYTGMGYSSYLVWKELGGFTEKAVVPLGLYGTQLVLNWAWTPIFFGAHKLKWAFFEIVVLTGTVAATMVSWYPISQKATLLMAPYLAWMFLATSLSYRIWRDNPETKEE from the exons ATGTGGCTGCCTATGATTGGGATGACGGCCCTGCCGCACCTCGGCGGGTTTTACGGCGGCTACATCACACGCAAGGAAGTGAAGACCTGGTACCCTACACTGCAGAAACCATGGTGGCGCCCACCCAATTCAGCATTCCCCGTGGTGTGGGCATGTCTGTACACGGGCATGGG GTACAGCTCCTACCTGGTCTGGAAAGAGCTGGGAGGCTTCACCGAGAAAGCCGTGGTCCCGCTGGGACTTTATGGCACGCAGCTTGTGCTGAACTGGGCTTGGACTCCTATTTTCTTTGGCGCGCACAAGTTGAAATGG GCCTTCTTTGAGATCGTCGTCCTCACTGGGACTGTGGCAGCCACCATGGTGTCCTGGTATCCCATCAGCCAGAAGGCCACTCTGCTCATGGCGCCCTACCTGGCCTGGATGTTCCTCGCCACCAGCCTCAGCTACCGCATATGGAGAGACAACCCCGAGACGAAAGAGGAGTAA